One stretch of Alcaligenes faecalis DNA includes these proteins:
- a CDS encoding LysR family transcriptional regulator, whose amino-acid sequence MENLSNIGLFVRVAERLSFSAVARESGLSPSTVGKSIARLEERLKVRLFHRSTRTLALTADGKIFLERCRRILSEIEAAELEMSQASEMPRGTLRISLPRYSGLFQQAISHFMQRHPAVELDMDFSDRLVDVIGEGFDAAIRASALSDSGLMRRRLCTFRRVLAASPEYLQERGRPLQAKDLQHHACLHYRFPNTGRLEQWPISETQDMPELPRTLVCNSVEMRVHLTLQGQGIACLPDFTVGEHLSSGQLQTILDEYTHNTVPLWIVWPASRNLSPKLRAFIDCMSEAVFQA is encoded by the coding sequence ATGGAAAACCTGAGCAATATCGGCCTGTTCGTGCGCGTGGCGGAACGCCTGAGCTTCTCGGCCGTGGCCCGCGAATCCGGCCTGTCGCCCTCCACAGTAGGCAAGTCCATCGCCCGTCTGGAAGAGCGGCTGAAAGTGCGCCTGTTTCACCGCAGCACCCGCACTCTGGCCCTGACTGCCGACGGCAAGATTTTTCTGGAGCGCTGCAGACGCATCTTGAGTGAAATCGAGGCAGCAGAACTGGAAATGTCCCAAGCCAGTGAAATGCCGCGCGGCACCCTGCGAATCAGCTTGCCGCGCTACAGCGGCCTGTTTCAGCAGGCCATCAGCCACTTCATGCAGCGTCACCCGGCCGTGGAACTGGATATGGATTTTTCCGACCGTCTGGTCGATGTGATTGGCGAGGGTTTTGATGCGGCCATCCGTGCCAGCGCCTTGAGTGACTCCGGCCTGATGCGCCGCCGTCTGTGCACCTTCCGCCGTGTCCTGGCCGCCTCCCCCGAGTATCTGCAGGAACGTGGTCGCCCTCTACAGGCCAAGGACCTGCAACACCATGCCTGCCTGCACTACCGCTTTCCCAATACCGGGCGGCTGGAACAATGGCCAATTTCCGAGACACAGGACATGCCCGAGCTACCCCGCACACTGGTCTGCAATAGCGTGGAAATGCGGGTGCATCTGACCCTGCAAGGGCAAGGCATCGCTTGTCTGCCGGATTTCACGGTGGGGGAACATTTAAGCAGCGGGCAGCTGCAAACCATTCTGGATGAATACACCCATAACACCGTGCCACTGTGGATTGTCTGGCCAGCCAGCCGCAACCTCTCGCCCAAGCTGCGCGCCTTTATTGACTGCATGAGCGAGGCGGTTTTCCAGGCCTAG
- the trxA gene encoding thioredoxin, translated as MLKKLNNDNFDAELGQASHVYAVRFWAQWCGPCRVMAPIFNALADDMQGRAQFGEVDLDKSPDLAVRYGVQSIPTVLLFKDGMVIDRLVGAVPKQNLLNFVSQHSA; from the coding sequence ATGCTCAAGAAACTTAATAACGACAATTTTGATGCCGAGCTGGGCCAGGCATCCCATGTATATGCCGTGCGTTTCTGGGCGCAATGGTGTGGCCCATGCCGGGTGATGGCACCCATTTTCAATGCTCTGGCGGACGATATGCAGGGCCGCGCCCAGTTTGGCGAGGTGGACCTGGACAAGTCGCCTGATCTGGCCGTGCGCTATGGTGTCCAGAGCATTCCGACCGTGTTGCTGTTCAAGGACGGCATGGTCATTGACCGCCTGGTGGGTGCGGTTCCCAAACAGAATTTGCTGAACTTCGTCAGTCAGCATAGCGCTTGA
- a CDS encoding GNAT family N-acetyltransferase, with the protein MNNIGMYMGPWLVRRATEQDVAAVLALFDEAIAWFTEIGNQGQWGTEPWSTQERQIARIREACALPGAWVAEDQAGRVQGALILGESMPYVPAATEPEVYVRVLICSRDPQAKGLGRSLLGFADDQARRAGVAQLRVDCYGGGTGALVRFYESCGYERLATFQVEDWPGQLLGRCLPA; encoded by the coding sequence ATGAACAATATCGGTATGTACATGGGGCCTTGGCTGGTACGTCGCGCGACGGAGCAGGACGTCGCGGCTGTCCTTGCCCTGTTTGATGAAGCCATTGCCTGGTTTACGGAGATTGGCAATCAAGGGCAGTGGGGCACAGAGCCCTGGTCAACTCAAGAGCGCCAGATTGCCCGAATTCGCGAGGCCTGTGCCTTGCCTGGAGCCTGGGTGGCTGAAGACCAGGCAGGTCGTGTTCAGGGTGCCTTGATTCTGGGTGAGTCCATGCCCTATGTGCCCGCCGCGACCGAGCCGGAGGTGTATGTGCGCGTCTTGATTTGCTCGCGAGACCCGCAGGCAAAGGGGTTGGGACGCAGCTTACTGGGCTTTGCAGATGATCAGGCCCGACGTGCTGGTGTCGCGCAATTGCGTGTGGACTGTTACGGCGGTGGTACCGGGGCTTTAGTGCGTTTTTACGAGTCCTGTGGCTATGAACGCCTTGCTACTTTCCAGGTAGAAGACTGGCCCGGCCAATTGCTGGGACGTTGTTTGCCTGCCTGA
- a CDS encoding arylamine N-acetyltransferase family protein: MTAISTAAFLDSYFARIGYQGPVEPSLEVLQQLHVLHPQAIPFENIAPYRGDSVPLDLEAIVDKLIQRQRGGYCFEHNTLFLAVLQQMGFNVTPLIARVRWQVPAEVETGLTHMLLRVEIEGRSWFADVAFGSTTQTAPLEFVLDTPQTTPHGMYRITQAGEVLSLQFQTRSGWQTVYQYGLAPASQIDFEIGNWYTSTYPQSVFLNSLLISRTQPGIRELMVNDTYTQRDNAGLSQRHQYTDATAWAECLQTRLGLTLSREEAQELFLCVSQSQDAASELTGG, encoded by the coding sequence ATGACTGCCATTTCTACAGCGGCTTTTCTTGATTCTTACTTTGCCCGTATCGGCTATCAGGGGCCGGTGGAACCGAGCCTGGAAGTGTTGCAACAGCTGCATGTGCTGCACCCGCAAGCGATCCCGTTTGAGAACATTGCGCCCTACCGGGGAGACAGTGTGCCTCTGGATCTGGAGGCCATTGTGGACAAGTTGATTCAGCGTCAACGAGGTGGTTATTGCTTTGAGCACAACACGCTGTTTCTGGCGGTTTTGCAGCAGATGGGCTTTAACGTTACGCCCTTGATTGCCCGCGTGCGCTGGCAAGTCCCCGCCGAGGTGGAAACTGGCCTGACGCATATGTTGCTGCGAGTCGAGATTGAAGGCCGTAGCTGGTTTGCGGATGTGGCTTTTGGCTCCACCACGCAAACGGCACCTTTGGAATTTGTGCTGGATACGCCGCAAACAACGCCACACGGCATGTATCGGATTACGCAGGCCGGAGAGGTGCTGAGCTTGCAGTTCCAAACTCGTAGCGGCTGGCAGACGGTGTATCAGTACGGCTTGGCTCCGGCCTCGCAGATCGATTTTGAAATCGGTAATTGGTACACCTCGACCTATCCGCAGTCGGTGTTCTTGAATAGCCTGCTGATCAGCCGCACCCAGCCCGGTATCCGCGAGCTGATGGTCAATGACACGTATACGCAGCGGGATAATGCGGGCCTGTCGCAACGGCATCAATACACGGATGCGACCGCCTGGGCCGAATGCTTGCAGACACGCTTGGGCCTGACATTAAGCCGCGAAGAAGCTCAGGAGCTGTTCTTGTGTGTGAGCCAGTCCCAGGATGCCGCTTCCGAGCTGACCGGGGGCTGA